Part of the Leptolyngbya boryana PCC 6306 genome is shown below.
TAGTGATCGGATGACCGCGATCGAAATCGGTTGAGTACAAGACTGCAAGCATTCGGTCCGCTNNNNNNNNNNNNNNNNNNNNNNNNNNNNNNNNNNNNNNNNNNNNNNNNNNNNNNNNNNNNNNNNNNNNNNNNNNNNNNNNNNNNNNNNNNNNNNNNNNNNCGCCTGTCACAACAAACTGTTCAGAGCCTCTTTCGTTCATGTATTGAACGGTCACCTCTGTCCCAAAGGTCAAGTATGTTAAAGAATTCCTTCCCGATAGTGCTTGAGTGACAGCATTTGTTCTGACATCCTGTGATGATCGACAATCGACCGTGAGCAGCGACAAACTTGTCTGTGGGTACTGTGGTGGTTCCAGAAGACCGATATCCTCCAAGGTTTCTGTGGGTAGTGTTCTAGATGTGTGGGCATAACGTTATACTACTCGCCCGAACTCATGACGGTTGATGAATAATCCAATCACAGTATCATGCATCTTCTCAGTCTTGGAAAAACAGATCGTCTTTCTGGCAAGTCGCTTGATCCGAGTTCTCAAAGTTAGATGCTTCCGCTCAATGCGCTGTGTGTTGGCTTTGCCAACCGTATGGTGCTGCTCATCTAGCAATCGCAAGTAAGCTCCCCAACTATCGGTGTAAAACCGCTGAATCGAAAAAGGAGCTAACAGTTGCTGAAGTTGCTTAAGAGCTGAGTCTTCATGGGTGGCTAGCACATAGGCAAGGACTTTTCCAGTTTGATGGTCAATCGCGTGCCACAACCATCGTTGATGCTGCTTTGACTCGACAAAACTCCACATCTCGTCCAGCTCCGCCGCCTCGACTCTGACGACCATGACTGCCGTGTTATCCG
Proteins encoded:
- a CDS encoding IS1 family transposase (programmed frameshift) — translated: MVLEPVQCPDCQSVDVVKHGRSAAGKQRYCCRNLECSRRSFILNFSYRGRLPEVKAQISDMAINGSGIRDTARVLKISPTTVIETPEKKSSQLEQVNTSLLEQHQPDNTAVMVVRVEAAELDEMWSFVESKQHQRWLWHAIDHQTGKVLAYVLATHEDSALKQLQQLLAPFSIQRFYTDSWGAYLRLLDEQHHTVGKANTQRIERKHLTLRTRIKRLARKTICFSKTEKMHDTVIGLFINRHEFGRVV